The window AGCTGGCCGCCGAGAACGCCCGGCGCCTGGGGTACCGTCACGTCGAGGTCTACCAGGGCGACGGCGTGGGGCCGGTGCGGGACCAGCGTTTTGATCTCGTGGTCATGAACCCGCCCGTCCGGGCCGGCCGGGCCGTGCTGCGCCGCCTCCTCCGGGAGAGCGGCGAGGTCCTCCGCCCGGGCGGCCGCCTCTACCTGGTGGCGCGGACGGCGCAGGGCGCGAAGACGCTGGCCGGGGAGATGGAGCGGGCGGTGGGACCGGTGCGCGAGGTCGAGCGCGCCGCCGGCT is drawn from Armatimonadota bacterium and contains these coding sequences:
- a CDS encoding methyltransferase; this translates as MPHYFTPTPTVPSRRREIQARLRGRIWTFRTDRGVFSQAGIDRGTRLLIETMPVRPGDHILDLGCGYGPIGLVAASLAPQGRVVLVDVNARAVELAAENARRLGYRHVEVYQGDGVGPVRDQRFDLVVMNPPVRAGRAVLRRLLRESGEVLRPGGRLYLVARTAQGAKTLAGEMERAVGPVREVERAAG